From the Streptomyces pluripotens genome, one window contains:
- a CDS encoding acyl-CoA carboxylase subunit beta, with amino-acid sequence MSEPEERQEIQGIDIHTTAGKLADLQRRVDEATHAGSARAVEKQHSKGKLTARERIELLLDEGSFVELDEFARHRSTNFGLERNRPYGDGVVSGYGTVDGRPVAVFSQDFTVFGGALGEVYGQKIVKVMDFALKTGCPVIGINDSGGARIQEGVASLGAYGEIFRRNTHASGVIPQISLVVGPCAGGAVYSPAITDFTVMVDQTSHMFITGPDVIKTVTGEDVGFEELGGARTHNTASGVAHHMAGDEKDAIEYVKQLLSYLPSNNLSEAPAFPEEADLAVNDEDRELDTVVPDSANQPYDMHTVIEHVLDDAEFFETQALFAPNILTGFGRVEGHPVGVVANQPMQFAGCLDIDASEKAARFVRTCDAFNIPVLTFVDVPGFLPGVDQEHTGIIRRGAKLIYAYAEATVPLITVITRKAFGGAYDVMGSKHLGADLNLAWPTAQIAVMGAQGAVNILHRRTIAEAAGKDDAAEATRARLIQEYEDALLNPYVAAERGYVDAVIMPSDTRGHIVRGLRQLRSKRESLPPKKHGNIPL; translated from the coding sequence ATGTCCGAGCCGGAAGAGCGTCAAGAGATCCAAGGGATCGACATTCACACCACCGCGGGCAAGCTCGCGGACCTCCAGCGGCGCGTCGACGAAGCGACGCACGCCGGCTCGGCACGCGCCGTCGAGAAGCAGCACTCCAAGGGCAAACTGACGGCCCGCGAGAGGATCGAACTCCTACTCGACGAAGGCTCGTTCGTCGAGCTGGACGAGTTCGCTCGGCACCGCTCCACCAACTTCGGGCTGGAGCGCAACCGCCCGTACGGGGACGGGGTCGTCTCCGGGTACGGAACCGTCGACGGACGGCCCGTGGCCGTGTTCTCGCAGGACTTCACCGTCTTCGGCGGCGCGCTCGGCGAGGTCTACGGCCAGAAGATCGTGAAGGTCATGGACTTCGCGCTGAAGACCGGCTGCCCCGTCATCGGCATCAACGACTCGGGCGGCGCCCGCATCCAGGAAGGCGTGGCCTCCCTGGGCGCCTACGGCGAGATCTTCCGCCGCAACACCCACGCCTCCGGTGTGATCCCCCAGATCAGCCTGGTCGTGGGCCCCTGCGCGGGCGGTGCGGTGTACTCCCCGGCCATCACCGACTTCACGGTCATGGTCGACCAGACCTCGCACATGTTCATCACCGGCCCGGACGTCATCAAGACCGTCACCGGCGAGGACGTGGGCTTCGAGGAGCTGGGCGGCGCCCGGACCCACAACACGGCCTCCGGTGTGGCCCACCACATGGCCGGGGACGAGAAGGACGCCATCGAGTACGTCAAGCAGCTGCTGTCGTACCTGCCGTCCAACAACCTCTCCGAGGCGCCGGCCTTCCCGGAGGAGGCGGACCTCGCCGTCAACGACGAGGACCGAGAGCTGGACACCGTCGTGCCGGACAGCGCGAACCAGCCGTACGACATGCACACGGTGATCGAACACGTCCTGGACGACGCCGAGTTCTTCGAGACGCAGGCCCTGTTCGCACCGAATATCCTGACCGGTTTCGGCCGGGTCGAGGGCCACCCGGTGGGCGTGGTCGCCAACCAGCCGATGCAGTTCGCCGGCTGCCTCGACATCGACGCGTCGGAGAAGGCCGCGCGGTTCGTACGCACCTGCGACGCCTTCAACATCCCGGTGCTGACCTTCGTGGACGTGCCGGGCTTCCTGCCGGGTGTCGACCAGGAGCACACCGGCATCATCCGGCGCGGAGCCAAACTGATCTACGCCTACGCCGAGGCCACCGTCCCACTGATCACCGTGATCACTCGGAAGGCCTTCGGTGGCGCCTACGACGTCATGGGTTCCAAGCACCTGGGCGCCGACCTCAACCTGGCCTGGCCGACCGCCCAGATCGCCGTCATGGGTGCCCAGGGCGCGGTCAACATCCTGCACCGGCGCACCATCGCCGAGGCGGCGGGGAAGGACGACGCCGCCGAGGCCACCCGTGCCCGGCTCATCCAGGAGTACGAGGACGCACTCCTCAACCCCTACGTCGCGGCCGAGCGCGGCTACGTCGACGCGGTGATCATGCCGTCCGACACCCGCGGCCACATCGTCCGCGGCCTGCGTCAGCTGCGCTCGAAGCGGGAATCCCTGCCTCCGAAGAAGCACGGCAACATTCCCCTCTAG
- a CDS encoding NAD(P)H-quinone dehydrogenase — protein MEYVTRIVIIGGGPGGYEAALVAAQLGAEVTVVDCDGLGGASVLTDCVPSKTLIATAEVMTNFDSSYQELGIIVADDTPPLEQSARVVGVDLGKVNRRVKRLALAQSHDITASVTRAGARVMRGRGRLDGMQALDGSRKVVVSAADGTEETLTADAVLIATGGHPRELPDAQPDGERILNWTQVYDLTELPEELIVVGSGVTGAEFAGAYQALGSRVTLVSSRDRVLPGEDPDAAAVLEDVFRRRGMNVMARSRAQSAKRVGDRVEVTLADGRVITGSHCLMAVGAVPNSVGLGLEEAGVKLRESGHIWTDKVSRTTAPGVYAAGDVTGVFALASVAAMQGRIAMYHFLGETVAPLDLKTVSSNVFTDPEIATVGYTQADVDAGKIDAKAVKLPLLRNPRAKMQGIRDGFVKIFCRPGTGIVVGGVVVAPRASELIHPISIAVDNNLTVEQIANAFTVYPSLSGSIAEVARQLHTRKTSGEG, from the coding sequence ATGGAGTACGTGACTCGGATCGTGATCATCGGTGGCGGACCCGGCGGATATGAAGCGGCGCTGGTGGCCGCCCAGCTCGGCGCGGAGGTGACCGTCGTCGACTGCGACGGTCTGGGCGGAGCGTCGGTACTGACCGACTGCGTGCCGTCGAAGACGCTCATCGCCACGGCCGAGGTGATGACCAACTTCGACTCCTCCTACCAGGAGCTGGGGATCATCGTCGCCGACGACACCCCGCCGTTGGAGCAGTCGGCCCGGGTAGTGGGCGTGGACCTGGGAAAGGTCAACCGGCGGGTCAAGCGCCTGGCGCTCGCCCAGTCGCACGACATCACCGCGTCCGTGACGCGCGCCGGCGCCCGGGTCATGCGCGGACGCGGGCGGCTGGACGGCATGCAGGCACTCGACGGGTCACGGAAGGTCGTCGTCAGCGCCGCCGACGGCACCGAGGAGACCCTCACCGCCGACGCCGTCCTCATCGCCACCGGCGGCCACCCGCGCGAGTTGCCCGACGCCCAGCCGGACGGCGAGCGCATCCTCAACTGGACCCAGGTCTACGACCTCACCGAGCTGCCGGAAGAGCTGATCGTGGTCGGTTCCGGTGTGACCGGTGCCGAGTTCGCCGGCGCCTATCAGGCTCTGGGGTCCAGAGTCACCCTGGTCTCCTCGCGCGACCGCGTGCTGCCGGGCGAGGACCCGGACGCCGCCGCCGTGCTGGAGGACGTCTTCCGCCGTCGCGGCATGAACGTCATGGCCCGTTCCCGCGCGCAGTCCGCCAAGCGGGTCGGCGACCGGGTGGAGGTCACCCTGGCCGACGGGCGCGTCATCACCGGCTCGCACTGCCTGATGGCCGTCGGCGCCGTTCCCAACAGCGTCGGGCTGGGTCTGGAGGAGGCCGGGGTCAAGCTGCGCGAGTCAGGGCACATCTGGACCGACAAGGTCTCGCGGACGACGGCACCGGGCGTGTACGCGGCCGGCGACGTGACCGGTGTGTTCGCCCTCGCTTCGGTCGCCGCCATGCAGGGACGCATCGCCATGTACCACTTCCTCGGCGAGACGGTGGCCCCGCTCGACCTGAAGACCGTGTCGTCCAACGTCTTCACCGACCCCGAGATCGCCACCGTCGGCTACACCCAGGCGGACGTGGACGCGGGCAAGATCGACGCCAAGGCCGTCAAGCTGCCCCTGCTACGCAACCCGCGTGCCAAGATGCAGGGCATCAGAGACGGTTTCGTGAAGATCTTCTGCCGGCCCGGCACGGGCATCGTCGTCGGTGGTGTGGTCGTGGCGCCGCGCGCCTCGGAACTGATCCATCCCATCTCGATCGCCGTCGACAACAATCTGACCGTCGAACAGATCGCGAACGCATTCACGGTGTACCCCTCCCTTTCGGGGTCGATCGCAGAGGTCGCCCGGCAGCTGCACACGCGTAAGACAAGCGGCGAAGGCTGA
- a CDS encoding DeoR/GlpR family DNA-binding transcription regulator, with the protein MFAAERRQLILEMVRANGAVSLRELARVVQTSEVTVRRDVRALEAEGLLDRRHGGAVLPGGFTRESGFPQKSHLATAEKTAIADLAAGLVEEGEAIVVGAGTTTQELARRLARVPGLTVVTNSLLVAQALAHANRVEVVMTGGTLRGSNYALVGSGAEQSLQGLRVSKAFLSGSGLTAERGLSTSNMLSASVDRALVQAAAEVVVLADHTKLGTDTMFQTVPTDLITRLVTDEPLAHDDRAATELQALADQGVQIAVAGGSGNQRGEPVPAARQQRGLPGPRRGQAPGGALRTASVLGEQPAGAERGRVADLRRR; encoded by the coding sequence GTGTTCGCTGCTGAACGTCGCCAATTGATCCTCGAAATGGTGCGAGCGAACGGGGCCGTGTCGCTCCGTGAACTCGCCCGCGTCGTCCAGACCTCCGAAGTGACCGTACGACGGGACGTGCGCGCACTGGAGGCAGAAGGACTCCTTGACCGCCGGCACGGCGGTGCGGTACTGCCGGGCGGATTCACCCGGGAGTCCGGTTTCCCACAGAAGTCGCATCTCGCGACCGCCGAGAAGACGGCCATCGCCGACCTCGCCGCGGGTCTCGTCGAAGAAGGCGAGGCCATCGTGGTCGGTGCGGGTACCACCACGCAGGAGCTGGCCCGTCGGCTCGCGAGGGTGCCCGGACTGACCGTCGTCACCAACTCCCTGCTGGTGGCACAGGCGTTGGCCCATGCCAACCGGGTGGAGGTCGTGATGACCGGTGGCACCCTGCGGGGCTCCAACTACGCCCTCGTCGGTTCCGGCGCCGAGCAGTCCCTGCAAGGGCTGCGCGTGTCCAAGGCCTTCCTCTCCGGGAGCGGGCTCACCGCCGAGCGCGGGCTGTCCACGTCCAACATGCTCTCCGCGTCCGTCGACCGGGCCCTGGTGCAGGCCGCCGCGGAGGTGGTGGTCCTCGCCGACCACACCAAGCTGGGCACGGACACGATGTTCCAGACCGTGCCCACGGACCTCATCACCCGCCTGGTCACCGACGAGCCCCTGGCCCACGATGACCGTGCCGCAACGGAGCTGCAGGCTCTTGCCGATCAAGGGGTGCAGATCGCCGTGGCCGGGGGGAGCGGGAACCAGAGGGGCGAACCGGTGCCGGCGGCGCGCCAGCAGCGGGGCCTGCCCGGGCCTCGGCGCGGGCAGGCGCCCGGGGGCGCACTGCGTACGGCTTCCGTGCTGGGGGAACAGCCCGCCGGGGCCGAGCGGGGGCGTGTCGCCGACCTCCGGCGGCGTTGA
- a CDS encoding adenylate/guanylate cyclase domain-containing protein: MTVDDTGSGADADGRVDPQAPDTDEDPLALRLEQLILGAERRYTPFQAARSAGVSMELASRFWRAMGFADIGQAKALTEADVLALRRLAGLVEAGLLSEAMAVQVARSTGQTTARLAEWQIDSFLEGLTEPPEPGMTRTEVTYPLVELLLPELEEFLVYVWRRQLAAATGRVVQAGDDEEMVDRRLAVGFADLVGFTRLTRRMEEEELGELVEAFETTAADLVAARGGRLIKTLGDEVLYAADDAGLAADIALRLVETLANDETMPELRVGMAFGTVTTRMGDVFGTTVNLASRLTSIAPRDAVLVDSAFAEELIRSGEAPASEAAAAEAVAAAEKEGEEPPAYRFALQPMWQRPVRGLGVVEPWLMARRNAPS; encoded by the coding sequence GTGACCGTCGACGACACGGGCTCCGGCGCGGACGCGGACGGCCGGGTGGATCCGCAAGCCCCCGATACCGATGAGGACCCCCTGGCCCTGCGCCTCGAACAGCTCATCCTGGGCGCCGAGCGCCGCTACACCCCGTTCCAGGCGGCCCGCAGCGCCGGTGTCTCCATGGAGCTGGCCTCCCGGTTCTGGCGGGCCATGGGCTTCGCGGACATCGGCCAGGCCAAGGCCCTCACCGAGGCCGATGTGCTCGCCCTGCGCCGTCTGGCCGGCCTCGTGGAGGCGGGGCTGCTGAGCGAGGCCATGGCGGTTCAGGTGGCCCGGTCCACGGGGCAGACCACCGCCCGGTTGGCCGAGTGGCAGATCGATTCCTTCCTGGAGGGCCTGACCGAGCCTCCCGAGCCTGGTATGACCCGCACTGAGGTGACGTATCCGCTGGTCGAGCTGCTGCTGCCGGAGCTGGAGGAGTTCCTGGTCTACGTTTGGCGCCGGCAACTGGCCGCGGCCACCGGGCGCGTCGTGCAGGCTGGGGACGACGAGGAGATGGTCGACCGGCGCCTGGCCGTCGGCTTCGCCGACCTCGTGGGGTTCACCCGGTTGACCCGCCGGATGGAGGAGGAGGAACTCGGCGAACTCGTCGAGGCCTTCGAGACGACCGCCGCCGACCTGGTGGCCGCGCGCGGCGGCAGGCTCATCAAGACCCTCGGCGACGAGGTGCTCTACGCGGCGGACGACGCCGGTCTCGCCGCCGACATCGCGCTGCGGCTGGTCGAGACGCTGGCGAACGACGAGACCATGCCGGAGCTGAGGGTCGGCATGGCGTTCGGCACGGTGACGACCCGGATGGGTGACGTGTTCGGTACGACGGTGAACCTGGCCTCCCGGCTGACCTCGATAGCGCCGCGCGACGCCGTGCTGGTGGACAGCGCGTTCGCCGAGGAACTGATCCGCAGTGGTGAGGCGCCAGCCTCCGAGGCGGCGGCGGCCGAGGCCGTGGCGGCAGCCGAGAAGGAGGGCGAGGAGCCGCCGGCGTACCGCTTCGCGCTCCAGCCGATGTGGCAGCGCCCGGTGCGTGGGCTCGGCGTCGTCGAACCTTGGCTGATGGCCCGTCGGAACGCCCCGTCCTGA
- a CDS encoding Maf family protein produces the protein MTAKRRRRLVLASQSPARLGLLRQAGLAPEVIVSGVDEDAITAPTPAELALALAEAKASVVAAKPEVQGALVIGCDSVLELDGQALGKPADAEEATARWKAMRGRAGTLQTGHCVWDTESKRFVSGIASTVVRFGEPSDEEIAAYVASSEPLYVAGAFTLDGRSAPFIEGIDGDHGNVIGISLPLVRKLLAELGVGITELWTPAG, from the coding sequence ATGACTGCCAAGCGCCGCAGGCGACTCGTGCTCGCCTCCCAGTCCCCCGCTCGGCTCGGCCTGCTCCGGCAGGCAGGCCTCGCGCCCGAGGTGATCGTGAGCGGAGTCGACGAGGACGCCATCACTGCCCCCACCCCGGCCGAGCTGGCACTCGCCCTCGCCGAGGCGAAGGCTTCGGTCGTGGCGGCGAAGCCGGAGGTGCAGGGTGCCCTGGTGATCGGCTGCGACTCGGTGCTGGAGTTGGACGGGCAAGCGCTCGGCAAGCCCGCCGACGCCGAGGAGGCCACCGCCCGCTGGAAGGCGATGCGCGGACGGGCGGGGACCCTCCAGACGGGGCACTGCGTCTGGGACACCGAGAGCAAGCGCTTCGTGTCGGGAATCGCCTCCACCGTCGTCCGTTTCGGCGAGCCGAGCGACGAGGAGATCGCCGCGTACGTCGCCTCCAGCGAGCCGCTCTACGTCGCCGGTGCCTTCACCCTGGACGGCCGTTCGGCACCGTTCATCGAGGGCATTGACGGCGACCACGGCAATGTGATCGGCATCAGCCTGCCCCTGGTGCGCAAACTCCTCGCAGAACTGGGTGTGGGCATCACGGAGTTGTGGACACCGGCGGGATGA
- the mmpB gene encoding morphogenic membrane protein MmpB, producing MLWSDPENEPSPELRDAQRMLRRLGFLMALAMVLIMIVIGLR from the coding sequence ATGCTGTGGTCCGACCCGGAGAACGAGCCGTCCCCGGAACTGCGCGACGCGCAGAGAATGCTGCGGCGGCTCGGCTTCCTCATGGCCCTGGCCATGGTCCTGATCATGATCGTGATCGGTCTGAGGTGA
- a CDS encoding purine-nucleoside phosphorylase, which yields MNASLLPDDIQGDPYAAADAAATRLRALTGAETHDVALVMGSGWAPAVDALGAPDTEFQVTELPGFPPPAVEGHGGKIRSYSFGDKRALVFLGRTHYYEGRGVAAVAHGVRTAVAAGCKTVVLTNGCGGLREGMRPGQPVLISDHINLTATSPIVGANFVDLTDLYSPRLRALCKEVDPSLEEGVYAQFPGPHYETPAEIRMARVIGADLVGMSTVLEAIAAREAGAEVLGISLVTNLAAGMTGEPLNHEEVLQAGRDSAARMGQLLAQVLGRI from the coding sequence GTGAACGCATCTCTTCTTCCGGACGACATCCAGGGCGATCCCTACGCCGCCGCCGACGCCGCCGCCACGCGCCTGCGCGCACTCACCGGCGCCGAGACCCACGACGTCGCCCTCGTGATGGGCTCCGGCTGGGCTCCGGCCGTCGACGCCCTGGGCGCACCCGACACCGAGTTCCAGGTCACCGAGCTGCCCGGCTTCCCGCCGCCGGCCGTCGAGGGGCACGGCGGCAAGATCCGCTCGTACTCCTTCGGTGACAAGCGCGCGCTGGTGTTCCTGGGTCGCACGCACTACTACGAGGGCCGCGGCGTCGCCGCCGTCGCCCATGGCGTGCGCACCGCCGTGGCCGCCGGCTGCAAGACCGTGGTGCTCACCAACGGCTGCGGCGGCCTGCGCGAGGGCATGCGCCCCGGTCAGCCGGTGCTGATCAGCGACCACATCAACCTGACGGCGACCTCGCCGATCGTCGGCGCCAACTTCGTCGACCTGACGGACCTGTACTCGCCCCGCCTGCGCGCCCTGTGCAAGGAGGTCGACCCCTCCCTGGAGGAGGGCGTCTACGCGCAGTTCCCCGGCCCGCACTACGAGACCCCGGCCGAGATCCGCATGGCCCGTGTCATCGGTGCGGACCTGGTGGGCATGTCCACGGTGCTGGAGGCCATCGCCGCGCGCGAGGCGGGCGCCGAGGTGCTCGGCATTTCCCTGGTCACCAATCTGGCCGCGGGCATGACCGGCGAACCCCTCAACCACGAGGAGGTCCTCCAGGCGGGCCGTGACTCGGCAGCCCGCATGGGTCAGCTGCTGGCCCAGGTACTGGGTCGGATCTAG
- a CDS encoding biotin--[acetyl-CoA-carboxylase] ligase: MTPRDAADDNGSRWSDLDRPPLNAAALRRALVREGGLWSGIEVVQRTGSTNNDLVARAAAGRAAEGAVLVAEEQTQGRGRLDRRWTAPPRSGLFFSVLLKPTEVPVARWGWLPLLTGVAVATGLSRAAGVDTALKWPNDLLVTVGGEERKAGGILAERAGEDGVVVGVGVNVTLRTEELPVPLAGSLALAGAVGTDRDPLLRAVLRSLEDWYGRWRAAGGDPGASGVHDVYAAGCATLGRLVRAELPGDRALVGRAVAVDGDGRLVIATEEGAREPVGAGDVVHLRPA, encoded by the coding sequence ATGACGCCCCGAGATGCAGCAGACGACAACGGCAGCCGCTGGTCCGACCTCGACCGTCCACCGCTGAACGCGGCAGCGCTCCGGCGGGCTCTGGTGCGCGAGGGAGGGCTGTGGTCCGGGATCGAGGTGGTCCAGCGCACCGGCTCCACCAACAACGACCTGGTGGCGCGCGCGGCGGCCGGCCGGGCCGCGGAGGGAGCGGTGCTGGTGGCGGAGGAGCAGACGCAGGGCCGGGGCCGCCTGGATCGCCGGTGGACGGCACCGCCGCGGTCCGGCCTCTTCTTCTCCGTGCTGCTGAAACCCACCGAGGTGCCGGTGGCCCGCTGGGGCTGGCTGCCGCTGTTGACGGGCGTGGCGGTGGCGACCGGACTGTCCCGGGCAGCGGGCGTCGATACGGCACTGAAGTGGCCGAACGACTTGCTGGTGACCGTGGGCGGGGAGGAACGCAAGGCGGGGGGCATCCTGGCCGAGCGGGCGGGCGAGGACGGCGTGGTGGTGGGCGTCGGCGTCAACGTCACGCTGCGCACGGAGGAACTGCCCGTGCCGCTGGCAGGCTCGCTGGCGCTGGCCGGGGCGGTGGGCACGGACCGGGATCCGCTGCTGCGGGCCGTGCTGCGGTCGCTGGAGGACTGGTACGGGCGATGGCGGGCGGCTGGCGGCGACCCCGGCGCCAGTGGGGTGCACGACGTCTACGCGGCCGGGTGTGCCACGCTCGGCCGGCTGGTGCGGGCGGAGCTGCCGGGAGACCGGGCCCTGGTGGGACGAGCAGTGGCGGTGGACGGCGACGGGCGGTTGGTCATCGCCACGGAGGAGGGCGCGCGAGAACCGGTGGGAGCGGGAGACGTCGTGCATCTGCGCCCAGCGTGA
- a CDS encoding gamma-glutamylcyclotransferase — protein sequence MSLYAAYAGNLDARLMSRRAPHSPLRATGWLNDWRLTFGGEQLGWEGALATIVEDPLAQVFVGLYDIAPLDEESLDRWEGVGLGIYRRVRVRVHTLDGEESAWTYVLNGYEGGLPSARYLGEIADAAESAGAPHDYVMELRKRPC from the coding sequence ATGTCGCTCTATGCCGCGTACGCCGGCAACCTCGACGCGCGCCTGATGTCGCGCCGCGCTCCGCACTCCCCGCTGCGCGCCACCGGCTGGCTGAACGACTGGCGGCTGACCTTCGGCGGCGAGCAACTGGGCTGGGAGGGGGCGCTGGCGACGATCGTCGAGGATCCGCTGGCGCAGGTCTTCGTCGGCCTCTACGACATCGCACCCCTGGACGAGGAGTCGCTCGACCGGTGGGAGGGCGTGGGCCTCGGCATCTACCGCCGCGTGCGCGTGCGCGTGCACACCCTGGACGGCGAGGAGTCCGCCTGGACCTACGTCCTCAACGGCTACGAGGGCGGTCTGCCGTCGGCGCGCTACCTGGGCGAGATCGCCGACGCGGCAGAATCCGCCGGGGCGCCCCACGACTATGTGATGGAACTCCGCAAGCGTCCCTGCTAG
- a CDS encoding acetyl/propionyl/methylcrotonyl-CoA carboxylase subunit alpha has translation MRKVLIANRGEIAVRVARACRDAGIASVAVYADPDRDALHVRAADEAFALGGDTPATSYLDIDKVLNAARESGADAVHPGYGFLSENADFAQAVLDADLIWIGPPPHAIRDLGDKVAARHIAQRAGAPLVAGTPDPVSGADEVVAFAEQHGLPIAIKAAFGGGGRGLKVARTLEEVPELYESAVREAVAAFGRGECFVERYLDRPRHVETQCLADKHGNVVVVSTRDCSLQRRHQKLVEEAPAPFLTGEQTAELYRASKAILKEARYEGAGTCEFLVGQDGTISFLEVNTRLQVEHPVTEEVAGIDLVREMFRIADGEELGYDDPPLRGHSFEFRINGEDPGRNFLPAPGTVTTFHAPSGPGIRLDAGVESGSVIGPAWDSLLAKLIVTGRTREEALQRAARALNEFHVEGMATAIPFHRAVVKDPAFAPELTGTSDPFTVHTRWIETEFTNDIKPFTAPADTEAEEDATSRETVVVEVGGKRLEVSLPASLGMSLARTGLAAGAKPKRRAAKKSGPVASGDTLASPMQGTIVKIAVEEGQEVKEGDLVVVLEAMKMEQPLNAHKAGTIKGLNTEVGASITSGAAICEIKD, from the coding sequence GTGCGCAAGGTGCTCATCGCCAACCGTGGCGAAATCGCTGTCCGGGTGGCCCGGGCCTGCCGGGACGCCGGGATCGCGAGCGTGGCCGTGTATGCGGACCCGGACCGGGACGCTCTGCATGTCCGGGCCGCGGATGAGGCGTTCGCCCTGGGCGGTGACACTCCGGCCACCAGCTACCTGGACATCGACAAGGTACTGAACGCGGCACGCGAGTCCGGCGCGGACGCCGTCCACCCCGGCTACGGTTTCCTCTCGGAGAACGCCGACTTCGCGCAGGCCGTCCTGGACGCGGACCTGATCTGGATCGGCCCGCCCCCGCACGCCATCCGCGACCTGGGCGACAAGGTCGCCGCCCGGCACATCGCCCAGCGTGCCGGCGCCCCTCTGGTCGCCGGCACCCCCGACCCGGTCAGCGGCGCCGACGAGGTCGTCGCCTTCGCCGAACAGCACGGCCTGCCCATCGCCATCAAGGCCGCCTTCGGCGGTGGCGGCCGCGGGCTGAAGGTCGCCCGCACCCTGGAAGAAGTCCCGGAACTCTACGAGTCCGCCGTCCGCGAGGCGGTCGCCGCCTTCGGCCGCGGCGAATGCTTCGTCGAGCGCTACCTCGACCGCCCCCGGCACGTGGAAACCCAGTGCCTGGCCGACAAACACGGCAACGTGGTCGTCGTCTCCACCCGTGACTGCTCCCTGCAGCGCCGCCACCAGAAGCTCGTCGAGGAGGCCCCCGCCCCCTTCCTCACCGGCGAACAGACCGCCGAGCTCTACCGCGCTTCGAAGGCCATCCTCAAGGAAGCCCGCTACGAAGGTGCCGGCACCTGCGAGTTCCTCGTCGGCCAGGACGGCACCATCTCCTTCCTGGAGGTCAACACCCGCCTCCAGGTCGAACACCCGGTCACCGAGGAAGTCGCCGGCATCGACCTGGTCCGCGAGATGTTCCGCATCGCCGACGGCGAGGAACTCGGTTACGACGACCCGCCCCTGCGCGGCCACTCCTTCGAGTTCCGCATCAACGGCGAGGACCCCGGCCGCAACTTCCTGCCCGCCCCTGGCACCGTCACCACCTTCCACGCGCCCTCCGGCCCCGGCATCCGCCTGGACGCCGGAGTGGAATCCGGCTCGGTCATCGGCCCCGCCTGGGACTCCCTGCTCGCCAAACTGATCGTGACCGGCCGCACCCGAGAGGAAGCCCTCCAGCGAGCCGCCCGTGCGCTCAACGAGTTCCACGTCGAGGGCATGGCCACCGCGATCCCCTTCCACCGCGCCGTCGTCAAGGACCCCGCCTTCGCCCCCGAACTGACCGGCACCAGCGATCCCTTCACCGTCCACACCCGCTGGATCGAGACCGAGTTCACCAACGACATCAAACCCTTCACCGCCCCCGCCGACACCGAAGCGGAGGAGGACGCCACCAGCCGTGAGACCGTGGTCGTCGAGGTCGGCGGCAAGCGTCTGGAAGTCTCCCTTCCCGCCTCGCTCGGCATGTCTCTGGCCCGCACCGGCCTCGCGGCAGGCGCCAAACCCAAGCGCCGCGCGGCTAAGAAGTCCGGCCCCGTCGCCTCCGGCGACACCCTCGCCTCACCCATGCAGGGCACCATCGTCAAGATCGCCGTCGAGGAGGGCCAGGAAGTCAAGGAAGGCGACCTGGTCGTCGTCCTGGAAGCCATGAAGATGGAACAGCCCCTCAACGCGCACAAGGCGGGCACCATCAAGGGACTCAACACCGAGGTCGGCGCCTCCATCACCTCAGGCGCCGCGATCTGCGAGATCAAGGACTGA
- a CDS encoding acyl-CoA carboxylase epsilon subunit yields the protein MTIKVVRGNPTPEELAAALAVVRARAAVAAALPPGAQGPRDAWSDPARIASAHLPMPGPASWTRTYWPS from the coding sequence ATGACGATCAAGGTCGTACGAGGCAATCCGACCCCGGAGGAGCTGGCCGCCGCCCTGGCGGTGGTCCGCGCACGCGCCGCGGTGGCAGCAGCCCTGCCGCCCGGCGCGCAGGGCCCGCGAGACGCGTGGTCCGACCCGGCCCGAATCGCCTCCGCCCATCTGCCCATGCCGGGCCCGGCGTCCTGGACCCGCACCTACTGGCCCAGCTGA